One genomic segment of Pseudomonadota bacterium includes these proteins:
- a CDS encoding glutathione S-transferase family protein has protein sequence MLELYTSEPNTFFLKPLIALHEKQAEFELRWFDAEALEQFSPGFPADIEARLHLEREGPLLSHDGELISSSYFMLEYIAESLPGISLLPRAAYDQYRARASGQFLGAHLGSLVPLLGSAKYLAPRLIANRAMVEPVVAAIEPVERRLAWSALLSGSCTPQILASARERLKFPVARVEATLANGSWLSGPDYSIADIDAFAMLRVIGDLAPEVVNRDATPRILDYIARISDRPAVHAALSTSRSGRPEHHFVPGVEPSRWG, from the coding sequence ATGCTTGAGCTCTACACCTCGGAACCCAACACGTTTTTCTTGAAGCCGCTGATCGCGTTGCATGAGAAGCAGGCGGAATTCGAGCTGCGCTGGTTCGATGCGGAGGCGCTCGAACAGTTTTCGCCGGGATTCCCTGCCGACATCGAAGCGCGGCTGCATCTCGAGCGTGAAGGGCCGCTGCTGTCGCACGACGGCGAGCTGATCTCGAGTTCGTATTTCATGCTCGAGTACATCGCCGAATCCTTGCCGGGCATCTCATTGCTGCCGCGGGCGGCCTACGATCAGTACCGCGCGCGCGCCTCCGGTCAGTTTCTCGGCGCGCATCTTGGCTCGCTCGTGCCATTGCTCGGGAGTGCCAAGTACCTGGCGCCGCGTTTGATTGCGAATCGCGCCATGGTCGAACCTGTCGTCGCCGCGATCGAGCCGGTCGAGCGCCGGCTGGCCTGGAGCGCGTTGCTGTCCGGCTCCTGTACGCCGCAGATCCTCGCCAGCGCGCGCGAACGCCTGAAGTTTCCCGTGGCACGCGTGGAAGCGACTCTGGCAAACGGATCGTGGCTCTCAGGTCCTGACTACTCCATCGCCGATATCGACGCCTTCGCGATGCTGCGGGTCATCGGGGATCTCGCGCCGGAGGTCGTGAACCGAGACGCCACGCCGCGCATCCTCGACTACATCGCGCGCATCTCGGACCGGCCGGCGGTGCACGCCGCGCTTTCCACCAGCCGCTCCGGCCGTCCCGAACATCACTTCGTGCCCGGGGTCGAACCGTCACGATGGGGATGA
- a CDS encoding glutathione S-transferase family protein has product MVGGMTMLRLYHWEPNANSGKPMLALAEKGVKFESHYLDLLKFDQHQPGYLAVNPDGTIPALVHGSRVLTESTPMMEYVDDEFAGPPLKPVEPRERWRMRWWMRFFDSYFAPSLSMIGWSVFVGPAARQRPREELEAAIARIPLESRRIAWRKAVFNEFAAEELDESRRRVRYCTGILEEHLARHEWIAGPTFSLGDINGFNLGYALPLSIPDRCNDAQTPRIMEWLRRIYERPATKEIWAMGRTSMAQRVKFLERTHA; this is encoded by the coding sequence ATGGTCGGGGGGATGACGATGCTGCGGCTCTACCACTGGGAACCCAACGCCAACTCCGGCAAGCCGATGCTGGCCCTCGCCGAGAAGGGCGTGAAGTTCGAGAGTCACTATCTCGATCTGCTCAAGTTCGATCAGCACCAGCCCGGATATCTCGCGGTAAATCCTGACGGCACCATTCCCGCGCTGGTGCATGGCTCGCGCGTGCTCACCGAATCCACGCCGATGATGGAATACGTCGACGACGAATTCGCCGGGCCGCCGCTCAAACCCGTGGAGCCGCGCGAGCGATGGCGCATGCGCTGGTGGATGCGCTTCTTCGACAGCTACTTCGCGCCGTCGTTGAGCATGATCGGCTGGAGCGTATTTGTCGGGCCGGCCGCCCGCCAACGGCCGCGCGAGGAACTCGAAGCTGCGATCGCGCGCATTCCGCTCGAGTCACGCCGCATCGCATGGCGCAAGGCGGTGTTCAACGAGTTCGCTGCGGAGGAGCTGGACGAATCGCGGCGGCGCGTGCGGTATTGCACCGGGATTCTGGAGGAGCACCTGGCCCGCCACGAGTGGATAGCCGGGCCGACGTTCTCGCTGGGCGACATCAACGGCTTCAACCTGGGTTACGCATTGCCGCTGTCGATTCCCGACCGGTGCAACGACGCGCAGACGCCGCGCATCATGGAATGGCTGCGCCGCATCTACGAGCGGCCGGCAACCAAGGAGATCTGGGCGATGGGGCGCACGAGCATGGCGCAACGCGTGAAGTTCCTGGAGCGCACCCATGCTTGA
- a CDS encoding adenine phosphoribosyltransferase, protein MNEVDRAFLRQSIRSIADYPKPGIQFRDITTLLRDRRAFEMTIEALIAPWRGQSIDKVAGIEARGFILGGAVALGLKAGFIPIRKRGKLPHETVRVAYSLEYGVDEMEMHKDAIDSGERVLLLDDLIATGGTATAAAQLLKSAGAQMVAASFVIDLPDLGGAARLRGAGIEVHSLLTF, encoded by the coding sequence GTGAATGAAGTCGATCGCGCATTTCTCCGACAGTCGATCCGCAGCATCGCGGATTACCCCAAACCGGGCATCCAGTTTCGTGACATCACGACGCTGCTGCGCGACCGCCGCGCCTTTGAAATGACCATCGAAGCGCTGATCGCGCCGTGGCGCGGCCAGTCGATCGACAAGGTTGCCGGCATCGAGGCACGCGGTTTCATTCTGGGTGGAGCCGTGGCCCTCGGCCTCAAGGCAGGATTCATCCCGATCCGCAAGCGCGGCAAGTTGCCGCACGAAACGGTTCGCGTCGCCTACTCGCTCGAGTACGGCGTCGACGAGATGGAAATGCACAAGGATGCGATCGACAGCGGCGAGCGGGTCTTGCTGCTCGACGACCTGATCGCGACCGGCGGCACGGCCACGGCAGCGGCACAGTTGCTCAAGTCGGCGGGCGCGCAGATGGTCGCGGCGAGTTTCGTCATCGATCTGCCGGATCTGGGCGGCGCGGCGCGTTTGCGCGGCGCCGGCATCGAGGTGCATTCACTGCTGACGTTCTGA
- a CDS encoding L,D-transpeptidase family protein, with protein MRLLILALLAGGAATANATQYPLVDTQALMFGDTETITAFGEDTLPDLARRYSLGYEEILRANPGVDTWLPGEGTTIVIPGQRLLPSSAREGIVVNLPEHRLYYYPKVKQGETPYVITYPVSIGKMDWSTPLGKTRVVDKRKNPTWSPPESVRKEHEERGDPLPAIVKAGPDNPLGAYAMRLDIHPGAYLIHGTNNPIAVGMAITHGCIRMYPEDIEKLFPVVPVSTPVWLVNEPVKVARVDGRVWLEVHPPVDAEGQRAEVDIERFYALANAALGEQPAAIHWELVMDTLKEASGLPQMIGIEVDPNDLPPAPAPPAPEAAPAEPTAEPAPAVEPPAAPATG; from the coding sequence ATGAGGCTCTTGATTCTGGCGTTGTTAGCCGGCGGCGCGGCCACGGCGAACGCCACGCAGTATCCGCTGGTGGATACGCAGGCGCTGATGTTCGGCGATACCGAAACGATCACGGCATTTGGCGAGGACACGTTACCCGACCTCGCGCGCCGCTACAGCCTGGGCTACGAGGAAATCCTGCGGGCCAATCCCGGCGTCGATACCTGGCTGCCCGGCGAGGGCACCACCATCGTGATCCCGGGTCAGCGGCTGCTGCCGTCGAGCGCGCGCGAAGGCATCGTCGTCAATCTACCCGAGCATCGGCTCTACTATTATCCGAAGGTGAAGCAGGGCGAGACTCCCTACGTCATCACGTATCCGGTGAGCATCGGCAAGATGGATTGGTCCACGCCGCTCGGCAAGACACGCGTGGTGGACAAGCGCAAGAACCCGACCTGGAGTCCGCCGGAATCGGTCCGCAAGGAACACGAGGAGCGCGGCGATCCGTTGCCCGCCATCGTGAAGGCGGGTCCCGACAATCCATTGGGTGCGTATGCGATGCGCCTCGACATTCATCCGGGCGCCTATCTCATTCATGGGACCAACAACCCGATCGCGGTGGGCATGGCGATCACGCATGGCTGTATCCGCATGTACCCGGAAGACATCGAAAAGCTGTTTCCGGTCGTGCCTGTCAGCACGCCGGTGTGGCTGGTGAACGAGCCCGTGAAGGTCGCTCGCGTGGATGGCCGGGTGTGGCTCGAAGTGCATCCGCCCGTCGATGCCGAAGGACAACGCGCCGAGGTCGACATCGAACGGTTCTATGCGCTGGCCAATGCGGCGTTGGGCGAACAGCCCGCCGCGATCCACTGGGAACTGGTGATGGATACGCTCAAGGAGGCGTCCGGTCTGCCGCAGATGATCGGCATTGAAGTGGATCCGAACGATCTGCCGCCAGCGCCAGCACCGCCAGCGCCGGAAGCTGCGCCCGCCGAACCAACGGCTGAGCCGGCGCCCGCAGTCGAGCCGCCCGCCGCGCCAGCCACCGGCTGA
- a CDS encoding fused MFS/spermidine synthase yields MSPRPDPVNQNTASRATLTLLCACFAVSGIAALVYQTAWTRQFAIVFGTSELAVATVLAAYMGGLALGALLAERFLPRITRPVLTYALLELGIALGAIFAVPFLLWLANIALQSLFGGQPLPPSSDRAATTFFYLISAFVALALPTTLMGATLPLLARYAVAEERHIGRRIGLLYAMNTTGAVIGALITAFALLPELGLRHTIWFAAGLNGIVFLLAAALGRRVAPPPAPKGYDDAPGAGVVPAATPRATAPPSRLRVHSFNRLPSPAWVLPLMLLAGAVAFFQEVLWTRMLSHVVGSSIYAFGVMVASFLTGIALGGGLGAALARDRQRAATGLAISLIVVAIAASIAYLRLETLLPQQAGLMNNVQTFGFIHLPMNALFAGLLLLPMTLAIGMTYPLAVRVLASDADDAAAASARVYAWNTIGAIAGSLAAGFVLIPALRYEGAVQVAVFASAALGVIALWALVPLNRIAIGAVSVAVLAACWFFTPQAPLKLLVTSPLNVGTKGRVLSYDVGRSASVVLLAQDGGLALRTNGLPEALMDSPGSLPRFSGEYWLSPLAVIARPRTKDMLIVGFGGGVVIEGVPPSVQKIDVIELEPEVIAANRIAGPLRKRDPLTDPRVNIILNDARGALRLTDHRYDAIVSQPSHPWTAGASHLYTREFMQLAHDHLTPDGVFVQWMNVIFMDEAVLRSLTATLLSVYGEVRAYRPDPNTIVFLASDRPLDLETQLAKTGDPLRAAPLHYSRFGINVTEDLVAALVLDAEGARRLAAGAPLITDDDNRIATSSVYEKGLGMNGDTSGRILAPFDPLQRADSFLYSSPLREQLSFQYLARRNAVFTLLDPSLSDRVGRMSQILGGTAEGEYARMYYYRMRRQTQRAQELVKLAVDEYPHDTSLRAEYLSASMGALARDSAPAEVNEIAARLTAPDTHVLAAARLAAKSDWREVARTDRLLAEIPWTDPWYAEAVELRANWRTRVSNPEQQQRLGDETITLIDRVVTMTPTLALYGLRTRAGFAAKRTGVVVESVSNYARLAAGMVRSGVNTAESLRQDSRALNQVLDDAEKMPGVDLARVIEVRAEVAAATQ; encoded by the coding sequence ATGTCGCCAAGACCCGACCCTGTCAATCAGAACACCGCTTCGCGCGCCACCCTCACTCTGCTGTGCGCGTGTTTCGCGGTGAGCGGCATCGCGGCGCTGGTCTATCAAACCGCGTGGACGCGCCAGTTCGCCATCGTGTTCGGCACCTCGGAGCTCGCGGTGGCCACCGTGTTGGCCGCTTACATGGGAGGCCTGGCGCTTGGCGCGCTGCTGGCTGAGAGATTTCTTCCGCGCATCACCCGGCCGGTGCTCACTTACGCACTGCTCGAACTCGGCATTGCGCTGGGCGCAATCTTCGCGGTGCCGTTCCTGCTGTGGCTGGCGAACATCGCGTTGCAGTCGCTGTTTGGCGGGCAACCGCTGCCACCCTCGAGCGATCGCGCGGCGACGACTTTCTTCTATCTGATCAGTGCATTCGTCGCGCTGGCGCTGCCTACCACGCTGATGGGCGCCACTCTGCCGCTGCTCGCCCGTTATGCGGTCGCCGAAGAACGGCACATCGGCCGGCGCATCGGCCTGCTCTACGCCATGAACACCACGGGCGCCGTCATCGGCGCCTTGATCACCGCGTTCGCCCTGCTGCCGGAGCTCGGTCTGAGGCACACCATCTGGTTTGCGGCAGGCCTCAACGGCATCGTCTTTCTGCTCGCGGCCGCACTCGGCCGGCGCGTTGCGCCGCCGCCCGCGCCCAAGGGTTACGACGATGCTCCGGGCGCGGGGGTCGTGCCCGCGGCGACGCCACGCGCGACCGCCCCGCCGTCGCGCCTGCGTGTTCACTCCTTTAATAGGCTTCCCAGCCCCGCCTGGGTCCTGCCCCTGATGTTGCTCGCGGGTGCGGTCGCGTTCTTCCAGGAGGTGCTCTGGACGCGCATGTTGTCGCACGTCGTCGGCAGCAGCATCTATGCCTTCGGCGTGATGGTGGCGAGTTTCCTCACGGGCATCGCACTCGGCGGCGGACTCGGCGCGGCGCTGGCTCGCGATCGGCAGCGGGCCGCCACGGGGCTCGCGATTTCCCTGATCGTCGTCGCGATCGCGGCCTCCATCGCCTATCTACGTCTCGAGACCCTGCTGCCCCAGCAGGCGGGGCTCATGAACAACGTGCAGACGTTCGGTTTCATCCACCTGCCGATGAACGCGCTGTTCGCGGGGTTGCTGCTGCTGCCGATGACGCTGGCCATCGGCATGACCTATCCACTCGCGGTACGCGTGCTGGCGAGCGATGCCGACGACGCCGCGGCGGCGAGCGCCCGCGTGTACGCCTGGAACACGATCGGCGCCATCGCCGGGTCGCTGGCGGCCGGCTTCGTGTTGATTCCGGCGCTGCGTTACGAGGGCGCGGTCCAGGTCGCGGTATTCGCGAGCGCCGCGCTGGGCGTGATCGCCTTGTGGGCGCTGGTGCCGCTCAACCGGATCGCGATCGGTGCCGTCTCCGTCGCCGTGCTCGCCGCGTGCTGGTTCTTCACGCCGCAGGCCCCGCTCAAGCTGCTCGTGACCTCACCGCTCAACGTCGGCACAAAAGGCCGCGTGCTCTCGTACGACGTCGGCCGCAGCGCCAGTGTCGTGTTGCTGGCACAGGACGGCGGACTGGCGTTGCGCACCAACGGCCTGCCGGAAGCGTTGATGGACAGCCCCGGCTCGCTACCGCGCTTCAGCGGCGAATACTGGTTGTCACCGTTGGCGGTGATTGCGCGGCCGCGCACCAAGGACATGCTCATCGTCGGTTTCGGTGGCGGCGTCGTGATCGAAGGCGTTCCGCCCAGCGTACAGAAGATAGACGTTATCGAACTCGAACCCGAGGTGATCGCGGCGAATCGCATCGCGGGGCCGCTGCGCAAGCGCGATCCGCTCACCGACCCGCGCGTCAACATCATTCTCAACGATGCACGCGGCGCCCTGCGCCTGACCGATCACCGCTACGATGCCATCGTCTCGCAACCTTCGCACCCGTGGACGGCCGGCGCTTCTCACTTGTACACGCGCGAATTCATGCAACTCGCGCACGATCACCTGACGCCCGATGGCGTCTTCGTGCAGTGGATGAACGTGATCTTCATGGACGAGGCCGTGTTGCGTTCACTGACCGCGACGTTGCTGAGCGTGTACGGCGAGGTCCGCGCGTACCGCCCCGACCCGAACACGATCGTGTTCCTCGCCAGCGACCGGCCGCTCGATCTCGAAACTCAACTGGCAAAGACCGGCGATCCACTGCGCGCCGCACCGCTGCACTACAGCCGCTTCGGCATCAATGTCACCGAAGACCTCGTCGCGGCTCTGGTCCTGGATGCCGAGGGCGCGCGCCGTCTGGCCGCGGGCGCACCGCTGATCACCGACGACGACAATCGCATCGCGACCTCCAGCGTCTACGAGAAGGGGCTCGGCATGAACGGCGATACGAGTGGCCGCATCCTCGCGCCTTTCGATCCGCTGCAGCGTGCGGATTCCTTCCTGTATTCCTCGCCGTTGCGCGAGCAGCTTTCGTTCCAGTACCTGGCGCGTCGCAACGCCGTGTTCACGCTGCTCGACCCGAGCCTTTCGGATCGCGTCGGCCGCATGTCGCAGATTCTCGGCGGCACGGCCGAGGGCGAATACGCGCGCATGTACTACTACCGGATGCGGCGCCAGACGCAGCGCGCGCAGGAACTCGTCAAGCTTGCGGTCGACGAATATCCGCACGACACCTCCCTGCGCGCGGAATACCTGAGCGCTTCGATGGGCGCGCTGGCGCGCGATTCCGCGCCCGCCGAAGTCAATGAGATCGCGGCACGCCTCACCGCGCCGGACACCCATGTATTGGCAGCCGCGCGCTTGGCCGCGAAAAGCGACTGGCGCGAAGTGGCGCGCACCGACCGGCTGCTGGCGGAAATCCCGTGGACAGATCCCTGGTATGCCGAGGCGGTGGAATTGCGCGCCAACTGGCGCACGCGTGTCAGCAATCCGGAGCAGCAGCAGCGCCTGGGTGATGAAACGATCACCTTGATCGATCGGGTGGTGACCATGACGCCCACGTTGGCGTTGTACGGATTGCGCACGCGCGCCGGCTTCGCTGCCAAGCGAACGGGCGTGGTGGTCGAATCGGTTTCCAACTATGCGCGGCTCGCCGCCGGCATGGTGCGATCCGGCGTCAACACCGCCGAGTCGTTGCGCCAGGATTCACGCGCATTGAACCAGGTGCTCGACGACGCCGAGAAGATGCCGGGCGTCGACCTCGCGCGCGTGATCGAAGTGCGCGCCGAAGTCGCGGCGGCCACGCAGTAA
- a CDS encoding SAM-dependent chlorinase/fluorinase, giving the protein MAAFRANGLVTLTTDFGSREPFVGIMKGVMLAAAAQLRFVDMAHEVSAFQPIEAGFWLSRALRYFPAGTLHVAVVDPGVGTPRDLIVALSGEQALLAPDNGLLAPLAARGKIDRIIRVDLTRLVQFGVSDVSATFHGRDVFAPLAAAIASGRCAPVDLGPEIATLNSTGWPATITRADGGVAGVIVAVDRFGNLISNIESSAVVALSTPSVLIGDLALPLRRTYGDAHAGDYIGLINSFDVLEVARARGNAAAGLNLAVGAPISAVPGGATAQFRRS; this is encoded by the coding sequence ATGGCAGCCTTTCGCGCCAACGGTCTCGTCACGTTGACCACGGACTTCGGTTCGCGCGAACCGTTCGTGGGAATCATGAAGGGCGTGATGCTCGCCGCCGCCGCGCAGCTGCGGTTCGTCGACATGGCGCACGAGGTGAGCGCCTTTCAACCTATCGAAGCCGGCTTCTGGTTGTCGCGGGCACTGCGATATTTCCCGGCCGGCACACTTCACGTCGCCGTCGTGGACCCGGGTGTCGGTACGCCACGCGATCTGATCGTCGCACTCTCTGGCGAACAGGCCTTGCTAGCACCTGACAACGGGTTGCTGGCGCCACTCGCCGCGCGCGGCAAGATCGATCGCATCATCCGCGTCGACCTGACACGGCTGGTCCAGTTCGGTGTGAGCGACGTGAGCGCCACGTTCCACGGACGCGACGTATTCGCTCCGTTGGCGGCGGCGATCGCCTCCGGCCGCTGCGCGCCCGTCGATCTGGGCCCCGAGATCGCGACGCTCAATTCGACCGGATGGCCGGCGACCATCACGCGGGCCGATGGCGGTGTCGCCGGCGTCATCGTGGCGGTCGACCGCTTCGGCAATCTGATCTCGAACATCGAGTCGTCGGCGGTGGTGGCACTTTCGACCCCGTCGGTTCTCATCGGCGATCTGGCGTTGCCGCTGCGGCGCACCTATGGCGATGCGCACGCCGGGGACTACATCGGCCTCATCAACTCATTTGATGTGCTGGAGGTGGCCCGGGCGCGCGGCAACGCCGCCGCGGGCCTGAATCTGGCCGTCGGGGCGCCTATTTCGGCCGTTCCGGGCGGCGCGACTGCCCAATTTCGGCGCAGTTGA